One segment of Stomatobaculum sp. F0698 DNA contains the following:
- a CDS encoding aminotransferase class I/II-fold pyridoxal phosphate-dependent enzyme, which yields MKPYAELTKEELLGLKKELKAKYKEMQAMALKLDMSRGKPCTEQLDLSMGMMAVLNEDSELRSEDGTDCRNYGVLTGIPEALELMGDMMEVPYDHIILYGNSSLNVMYDTISRCYTHGVMGATPWCKLDKVKFLCVVPGYDRHFAITEYFGIENVPVPMLPTGPDMDMVEKLVAEDESIKGIWCVPKYSNPTGNSYSDETVRRLARLKPAAKDFRLYWDNAYTIHHLYDHEQDTIIEILAECKRAGNPDLVYKFASTSKVSFPGSGIAALASSLNNLEDIKKQLKVQTIGHDKVNQLRHVRFFEDIHGMVEHMRKHADILRPKFEMVDEILERELGGLGIGSWTKPKGGYFISFDTLEGCAKKVVSRCAKAGVVMTGAGATWPGGKDPHDSNIRIAPSFPPLNDLRIAAELFALCVKYVSVEKFLAAFEETAPKSAENGETV from the coding sequence ATGAAACCATATGCAGAGTTGACCAAGGAAGAATTGCTGGGCTTAAAGAAGGAGCTCAAGGCAAAGTATAAGGAGATGCAGGCCATGGCCCTGAAACTCGATATGAGCCGCGGCAAGCCCTGTACGGAGCAGCTGGATCTCTCGATGGGGATGATGGCGGTGCTGAACGAGGACAGCGAGCTTCGCTCCGAAGACGGCACGGACTGCCGCAACTACGGTGTGTTGACCGGTATTCCCGAGGCGCTGGAGCTCATGGGAGATATGATGGAAGTGCCCTATGACCACATCATCCTCTACGGAAACTCGAGCTTGAACGTCATGTACGACACGATTTCCCGCTGCTATACGCACGGTGTGATGGGGGCGACCCCGTGGTGCAAACTCGACAAGGTGAAATTCCTCTGTGTTGTGCCGGGTTACGACCGTCACTTCGCGATTACCGAGTACTTCGGCATCGAGAACGTCCCGGTGCCCATGCTGCCGACCGGTCCCGACATGGATATGGTCGAGAAGCTGGTCGCGGAGGATGAGTCCATCAAGGGTATTTGGTGCGTCCCGAAGTATTCGAACCCGACCGGTAACTCCTATTCGGATGAGACCGTGCGCCGTCTGGCACGCTTAAAGCCCGCGGCCAAGGACTTCCGTCTCTACTGGGACAATGCCTATACGATTCATCATCTCTACGACCACGAACAGGATACGATTATCGAGATTCTTGCCGAGTGCAAGCGCGCGGGCAATCCGGACCTGGTCTACAAGTTTGCTTCGACCTCGAAGGTCAGCTTCCCGGGCTCCGGTATTGCGGCGCTCGCCTCGTCTCTCAATAACCTCGAGGACATCAAGAAGCAGCTCAAAGTTCAGACCATAGGCCACGACAAGGTGAACCAGCTGCGCCATGTCCGTTTCTTCGAGGACATTCACGGCATGGTCGAGCACATGAGAAAGCACGCGGACATTCTGCGTCCCAAGTTCGAGATGGTCGATGAGATTTTGGAGCGCGAACTCGGCGGTCTCGGCATCGGCAGCTGGACCAAGCCGAAGGGCGGCTACTTTATCTCCTTCGATACCCTCGAGGGCTGCGCGAAGAAGGTTGTGTCCCGCTGCGCCAAGGCGGGTGTGGTCATGACCGGCGCAGGCGCTACCTGGCCGGGCGGCAAGGATCCGCACGACTCGAACATCCGCATAGCGCCCTCGTTCCCGCCCCTCAACGATTTGCGCATCGCTGCAGAGCTCTTTGCGCTCTGCGTGAAGTATGTGAGCGTTGAGAAGTTCCTCGCGGCTTTTGAGGAAACGGCGCCGAAGAGCGCGGAGAACGGCGAAACTGTCTAA
- a CDS encoding RrF2 family transcriptional regulator, with the protein MKISTKGRYALRLMMEFARQPEQVTRLKDAAAKQELSEKYLEQIVSVLSKAGFVKSIRGAQGGYLLTRAPESYSVGDILRLTEGNMAPVICLGQDSVSCDLAGRCVSRSVFSRIEDAVNEVIDHISLADLLREEENLSLTAAPLPEDAHRRCQGAR; encoded by the coding sequence ATGAAAATATCCACAAAGGGGCGCTATGCGCTTCGCCTGATGATGGAATTTGCGAGACAGCCGGAGCAAGTCACGCGTTTAAAAGATGCCGCCGCAAAGCAGGAGCTCTCGGAAAAGTATCTGGAGCAGATTGTGTCCGTGCTGAGCAAAGCGGGTTTCGTGAAGAGCATACGGGGCGCCCAGGGAGGTTATCTCCTGACCCGCGCACCCGAGAGCTACTCGGTCGGCGACATCTTACGCCTGACCGAGGGCAATATGGCGCCGGTTATCTGTCTCGGACAGGACTCGGTCTCCTGCGATCTCGCCGGAAGATGTGTGTCCCGTTCTGTCTTTTCGCGCATTGAGGACGCAGTCAATGAGGTGATCGATCACATAAGCCTTGCGGACCTGCTACGCGAAGAGGAGAACCTTTCCCTCACGGCGGCCCCTCTTCCGGAGGATGCCCACCGACGCTGTCAGGGCGCGCGCTGA
- a CDS encoding iron-containing alcohol dehydrogenase encodes MQKFVYYAPTEIVFGRGEEARAAELVQRYGGKRVFVIYGGNSAKKSGLLARIEENLRAAGLSVLSSGGVVPNPLVSTARRMVEEARAFRADFILAVGGGSVIDTAKGVAHTVAAPGSDIWEFWTGRKVEASLPIGVILTISAAGSETSNSAVLTNDTLPQPTKRGITTDFNRPKFAILNPELTMTLPVWQIGAGAADIFMHTAERYFTPILGNHLSDEIAEGLLRDVVRFGPIAVKNPQDYEAMSELMWCGSVSHVGLTGIGSKGDTPRDGDWSCHQLGMALSAIGDYTHGATLTAVFPAWARYVKDANPSRFVRFAEKVYGITEGTEEERVEAGIKASEDFFASLGMPIRLGELLGHAASEEEILAFADECSYQKSRSIGSFRVLTYEDIRNIYSRA; translated from the coding sequence ATGCAGAAGTTTGTTTATTATGCGCCGACGGAAATCGTATTCGGGCGCGGTGAAGAGGCGAGAGCGGCAGAGCTGGTGCAGCGCTACGGCGGTAAGCGGGTATTCGTAATCTACGGCGGCAACTCCGCAAAGAAGAGCGGTCTCCTCGCGCGGATAGAAGAAAACCTGCGTGCGGCAGGCCTTAGCGTACTGTCGAGCGGCGGTGTGGTGCCGAACCCCCTGGTATCGACCGCGCGCCGCATGGTCGAGGAGGCGAGGGCCTTTCGGGCGGACTTTATCTTGGCGGTCGGCGGCGGCTCCGTAATCGATACGGCAAAGGGTGTCGCGCATACCGTGGCGGCCCCCGGCAGCGATATCTGGGAGTTCTGGACAGGCAGAAAGGTGGAGGCGAGCCTCCCGATCGGTGTGATTCTTACCATCTCTGCGGCGGGCTCCGAGACCAGTAATTCCGCGGTGCTCACAAACGATACCCTCCCGCAGCCCACGAAGCGCGGCATCACGACCGACTTTAACCGCCCGAAATTCGCCATTTTGAACCCGGAGCTCACGATGACGCTGCCCGTATGGCAGATCGGCGCGGGTGCCGCGGATATCTTTATGCACACGGCGGAGCGCTATTTTACGCCCATACTCGGCAATCACCTGAGCGATGAGATTGCGGAGGGCTTACTCCGGGATGTGGTGCGCTTCGGTCCGATTGCGGTCAAGAATCCGCAGGATTACGAGGCGATGAGCGAGCTCATGTGGTGCGGCTCCGTGTCCCATGTCGGCCTTACCGGTATTGGCTCGAAAGGCGATACGCCCCGCGACGGAGACTGGTCCTGCCACCAGCTCGGCATGGCGCTTTCGGCAATCGGCGACTACACCCACGGCGCGACGCTGACTGCGGTTTTTCCCGCCTGGGCGCGCTATGTGAAGGATGCGAACCCCTCTCGCTTTGTCCGCTTTGCGGAAAAGGTCTACGGCATCACGGAGGGCACGGAAGAGGAGCGCGTCGAGGCCGGTATCAAGGCAAGCGAAGATTTCTTTGCCTCCCTCGGCATGCCGATACGCCTCGGCGAACTTCTCGGTCATGCGGCGAGCGAAGAAGAAATTCTGGCCTTTGCGGACGAATGCAGCTATCAGAAGAGCCGCAGCATCGGTTCCTTCCGTGTCTTAACGTATGAGGACATTCGGAATATTTATTCGCGTGCTTAA